A stretch of DNA from Paramormyrops kingsleyae isolate MSU_618 chromosome 15, PKINGS_0.4, whole genome shotgun sequence:
GGTTCGCCCAGGAACGAAATGAAGCGTGGTGCGCGGCACCTGTTCGCTCGTGTCAGACGCGTTTGTAGCTGCCAGTCCTGCACGGCCCGGGCGCGCGGAAGGCGGCGCGTGCGAACCCTGATCACCATAATCACCTGGCTGCATCTTAAAATGCACGCAGCGGGTTACTGGTATGTGTCGTGAGCTGGATAGAGCCTGTTTTGGCGAACGGGGCTGTTTAAATAGCCGTACTCTAGAATTAGCGCCTTGCTCCCGTCTTCGGAGCACCCTGCGACCTCCTGCaggcttttttttggggggggggtcgccgccgctgaaccccccccccgatcGCGCAACATAACTCCTGTAACGTGTCTAATGGCGGCTGCTGCCAGTTTCCTTCAGGGCACGAGGATCTTGGGGCAGGACAACTTAAAATCATATACTGCTCCGTACCTTAAAGAGGATTTGAGATATTTAGCTCATCtccttgtgttttgttttattttagccAGTTTAACGTTCCCCTTTTATATTATGATTACACGGGGTTGCCAGCTATCACGCATGgtgcgtgacactcacactttcagccTCTCAGGCAAGAAATGTCACAGCAAATCTcttattctattataaacctTAAAATACATATATCAGAAGTATTCGTGTAGTGTGTGAACCCTACAGACtctttacaaggtaataaaattcttacatgcatgtaaatgcatgtgcagacttgtctcaaatgaAAATCCCGTTCCAGCCacctgaccaaagttggcaaccctgtgattaCCTCCCGCCTGGCGTAATGTTATCAGACCACAACATGATTCCATGGCCAGTTTCCTTATTGATTTGGtagtaaaatattaatttccTTTCTTGGCCCCCCCCCATTggtgtatgttttgtttttctgccacAATTCTGAAATGAGTATTAACACGCTGTAGCCTGAATCCCCAATTTGACTGTGCTCTGGGGTTCGGCTCATCTTTCTTTTCTCCCTTCAGGCATCAGGAGAGTCGGCAGGAGGCCTGAGCAGCAGGCTCCCCACTCAGGGCAGCCGGGACCTCAGCAGGGGCCCCAGCCAGGGCCTCAGGGCGAGGCTCGGCCCGGGGAGAGGAGGCCGGAGAGGAGGCCGCCCCGAGAGCGGCGTTTCGACAAGCCTGCCGAAGACAAGCCTGAGGGGGGGGAGTTTTCTGTGGATAAGTGAGTGTTTGAGCCTGGATGCTCTCTGGCTTCACATGTTATTTCTGTTAACAGATTAGGACAGAAATCTCAGTCCTTGGGTTTTGATGCTCCATGTAAAATGCTGGGTCACGTTCAGGTGTTGACTTCTCACTTAGTCTGTGATCCGAGACACATTTATACTGTCAGTCGTCTGTGGCCCCTGTACCTCAAAACCAAACATTTCTTAACGTTTATTATACACTCAGTGAACCGGTTTCTCCCCTCTGTAAGGTTTTGCTGCATGTTTTGCAGCGTCCGCCCTataagctgggggggggggttggtaccGTGCCCCCATGAACCTAAAGTCTCTgattggctacatgaagatgtcCTCAGTGAGGGAGAAGTAATATTTTGTGCACTCAGGAAAATTGTAAATGCTATTGGAAGCTTATGTATTATGAGTACTGTATGTTTTATTATAGTCCTTCATTGTCTTTATTTGTATGTGCACTTAGgaattcatttgtttttgcatgTCCCATCTTGCATACATACACGAGTGAGAATGAGTCGCAATGAGGGATCAGGTGCAGAATTAGACCTTTATCTCGCATCCTGGGGCAAttttggggttaagggtgtttCCTAGGAGCCAAGCAGTGATGCATCTCTTCTGCCGATCTCAGCTGTGTGCATTGGTACCGCAGTCTTCTGTACCCAGGTGGGTCTTGCGGTGCCTTGGTGCTCTCTGGTACTGAGCgtctccccccgcccccctcccccccccttgcctCTCCCAGCAGGCCTGCAGGAGAAAGGCCTCTGCGAGGACGTGGTGGTGGCCGGGGTGGACGCGGCGGCCGAGGACGTGGCATGGGCCGCGGCGACGGGTTCGACTCTCGCGGGAAGCGGGAGTTCGACAGGCACAGCGGCAGCGATCGGACGTAAGTCGTCGCCTGCCCGGCCGTCCGCGAGATGCGCCGGCGGGGCTTCCCGCTTCACAGAGCCGCGGCCGGCCTAATACCCCCTTCGCTTTGGTTTCAGTAGCCTCAAAGCCGAAGAGAAGCGTGGCGGGAGTGGATCTCATAACTGGGGCACTGTCAAGGATGAGTTAAGGTGGGTCAGACAGTcactggagcagctggggttaaggcccttgcTCAATTGCAAATTACTTgacccagcaaccttctgatctcaaAGTCCTAACCTGCCCCCATGGTATATTGGTGGTAAAGAAGCTGGGGGCATGGTGTCATAACTGGATTATTGGCCAACGATTGAATTGGCCAACGATTGAATAGGCAGTTGTCTAATACTGTTTTTTCCACAACccatgtagaaaaaaaaatacaatgagTCGTCTTTGggttcattttttgtttatattctgCAGCGAGCTTGATCAATCTAATACCACTGAGGAAACCCGTGAAGGCGAGGAACACCCCCCTGCTGACTCCGAAAACAAGTGCGTGACCCCCTCTAATGTCCCTGTGAAACCGGCACGCGAGTCGCCTCTCTGATCCAAAACGCCCTCTGGCCTTTTCGGTAGCTTGCTCTGCTTGCCCAACCGCTTGTCTTATGTTTCCAGAGAGAACGAGGTTGAGGAGGTCAAACCCGAAGGACCCAAAGAGATGACTCTGGATGAGTGGAAGGCGATGCAAGACAAGGAGCGAGCCAAGGTCGAATTCAACATCCGCAAGGCCAATGAGGGCGCTGACAGCCAGTGGAAGAAGGGATACGTGCTGCACAAGTCCAAGAGCGAAGACGTACGTCTGCTTACCGTAGCACTTCCCTCGGTGCACTCATTCTGTTCTGCTAGTTTCTGTTAGCATCACTGATTCGCACAGATACATGGAGGCTGGTGAGCTACCATTGTGGTTTCAGTCTTGCCTTGGTGTATTTGTTTCCCTGGGTCCTGTAGCTTATTTCTAAAGTCGTCAGACTTTGTAGCGATGAACTGCCTCAAACTCTTCAGAATTGTTGGCGCAGCTGTGTTGTCGCAGGCTTAGGAAGTAATCCCGACTTAAATTCGAGGTGTGTTTGACTTTGCACAAGTGCATTGGAATGTCCACCCTTTGAGGCACACCCTACAACAAGAACAATTAACGATATATGAATAGTAATCAATGTACAATAGATGTTGATGTATTTCAAAACAAGTGTCATACAGTGCGTTGGTATGTCTTGCTGCTCATAAACTGTAATATATTTATGAAGAGTGGGCTTCTTTACTCATTTTAAATCCAGCTCtagttgtggccagcaggtttgAAATTTGTCGGGAGCTGCAAGTAATGGTGTGTTTCCACCGCATCAGGAACctttttggtacttcaaggtgttggttttccactggcataaaaactggtaaCTTAATATTTAATGCAAGTAAATCACATCTATATTTATGACAAAAATCACATCTCTAGGAGAGTATATTTATGTTGTGACTGCTTACAACAGTGTCTCAAAGCTATTCGATTCCATCTTTTGTATCTGTGGAAGCCTCGTCGTTAAAGTGCAACATCATTTGTTGGGGTCTAAAATAACATATAATCAAAGGATTATTTGTCATTGTGGTTTACACTAGTTTACTAAGAGCCTACATGCATACACTCATAACAATCAACATGGTattaaatacagaaattatAACTAAGGATATATTTGTACGTACCGAGAAATATCAAACGTTATGTGGTCTTAAACGTATGATGTATGACAGTCTTGCACTGCAGTGTGTTGTGCTGAAGGACAGTAACGGTGATGTGAATAATGATGGTGATGTGAATAATGATGGTGATGTGAATAATGATGGTGATGTGAATAATGATGGTGATGTGAATAATGACGGGCACGTCGCGTTTTCAGGTCCAGACCGACGACGCCGCTGGTGATCACCACTTCCGGAAGCCGGCCAATGACATCACCTCCCAGCTGGAGATCAACTTCGGAGACCTGGGCCGCCCTGGTCGCGGCCGCGGTGGACCCCGTGGCGGGCGGGGGGGCCGAGGCGGGGGGGCCGgcggtgctgctgctgctggcgctgctgctggtgctgctgctgctgctgctggtgctgccggcgctgctgctgctggtgctggCAGGGTGGCGCGTGGAGGCCGCACTGAGAAGGTACCGTCCAGATTAGCTTTATGGAGAACAAAGGGTGGAGGTCCTTCTGTCTTAGAGCTGCTGCCTTGATGTTTTATCTCTCTCTCCTTTGTCCCTGCAGCCCAGTGGAGTATTGGCCCCTAATGTGGATGATCCAGAGGCTTTCCCAGCCCTGGCCTAAGGCGACCCAGTGGCGCCCCACCCCAGAAGGCCCCCTCCgggctctcctcctcctcctctgcaAGGCTCGCATGCTATTGGATCCTTCAGCtacaaataataaagaaaaaaaaaaacataataatggAAGACTGTCATCCATACCTTTCACATTGAGGACTGACTTAagttttaaaaaggaaaaaaaatggactTCTTGCTATCCTGAAGCAAATTGTTAGAGGTTTTGTATTTTGAGACACGGTAGCTGGGGGCTGTTTTCTTACAGTGATTTTTGTTTCCAGAGATTATGCATTCTTCACAGATACTATTTTGTATTGCTGCTTGAAAATATGCATTTCCAAATATAGGTGTGAAGACTATAACTATAAGTTTATGGTGTCCTAATTGCTTGTGTTTTTCCCTTACAAATGTACTATTTTAAACTGATAAAATTGGACTGTCTACCAGCCAACAAGCTCTACCAAAAAAGTTAAAAGGCGCTTAGTGTATTTGTTTGAGAGCGGATCCAGGActtgcttaattttttttgtacagaTTAAATGTTTCTGAAGCTAGGGAAGTAGTTAATTTTGGTTTATGAAGAATAGCTGATGAGTCTCCTGTGTAGAGTTTTGTGGGTCCTGGTTTTCTTTCTGGCAGATCTTCTGTTGGTCGTTGGCCAACGTAAGACCTTGTTTCACAGCGTCAAATGAATAGTTGCGCGAATTGGTCTTTTAACGATTTGATTCCTGAAGTTACTCATCTTTTCGGCAACTGAAATTGTGAAGACCACTAAATTTTAAGCGTTTTTGTGGTGATTTTGTTTGGTAGTTTTGGATTTTAAACGTTGTTTTAAGCCTTTGGTGTCAGAAATACAAGCTTGGGTGATTTGTTACGCATATCTTGGTCTTCAGCTTGGTTGTTCTCTGATTTCTACAGCAGCAAAACAAGACTTTTTCTGAAAGAAATGCATGTTGCTCTCAGTACGGCGCGAGTGCCTACAATTAGCATGACCTCTAACCCTGCTATCCACATCTGATTGGCTTGTACGCTGTGGTGCACACTGCTACCATGGTGATGTTTCCGACATGACCGTAAGCTGGCCGTACCTTTTGTGTTCAGTGTTGAAAAGTCGCTGGCGATGTACACACAGATTTCTCCCGCCCGCTTCCATTCTGTAGATCTGTTGGGTCCAGGCAACTTTGGGTTTCTGGGAACTGAAACCCATTTTTGCAAAACATCCCTGTTCCAATAAACTGCCAAGAGGTGATTCCTGCCATTGGTGGAGCCTAGTGTTGCGTAATTTTTCATGTCTTGAATGTTCTTAATGATGAAATGTCTGCAGCATTGCTGTCTCAGCCTGAGCATTTTTCAGAGTTTGTGTCATCTTGGATTATGACCTTTATTTTAGGGAAGTTTGGGAAATCTTAAATGCTCCATAAAAGTGAACACTCTTATATTCACCGTTTTTCTGCTTGTACAATTTGCCAAACTCCTCCATCTGATGCTGTGCCTTAATCATCGTTAGGCTTTCTGCTGCGGTCATCTTAAATACTCAGGTTTCATACCCTGCATATAAAAAAATTGGTCAGGCTAAGCGTGTTTAAGGTCATTTTCCAGGTTTGTGTGCATGTCATGTATAACACTCCTGAACTTTTTAAAGTATAGTGCAGCATTTCAATCTCTGATTTTTTTGAGTATATATTAGGGATGCACTGATTGAACTTTTTCAGTTCCAATACCAGTACCTGGGCTTTGGGTGTCGGGCCGATCCTGAGTACCGATCCGATACCAGTAAGTAAGATGTATGTCGCACTTTGCAGAGAAGATGGagattattatatttatatatatttaagacATCAGGCTTAAATACTTGATCTAAATACTTAATTTTGGAAGACAATgtaaaaaatacacacacaaatatgtacAAGCAGAATTATTTACTATTAACATAATACAGCCTGGTAACAGTAAAGTAACAGATGGTCTAATGCCAATGTAAGTAATGTTATGAGTATACTAATAGGTGCAGGAATCTTCGGGAATTAAAATTGCCGTATACAACAATGCAAGTGTATTAAATGAAAACACAGCGCTTTGAGGCTCGCATCTCGTGTCCAACCAGTGTGCAGTTAAACTCAAAGCTAATGGGCAGACATTGGAGCTCCAGATATCAGTAGTGAAGCTAATCGCTGTTACATCTTTTATCATTTTTGGTACGTGTttgcatacttttttttttgtacagctCCGGTAGAGCGGTCTCAGAAAAATATTTCCATGATGTTAAATTGTATCGTGGTTCAAAATGTTCAATCAGGCAGCAGAATCCCTCTTTTTCTACAACTGCAAGCGAGTTCAAGTACCTTCTCTGTTATTTTTGTCGCTTTTACACTATTGCAGGGCAGTTTCTCGCATCTTTGCAATGCTGCCTGTAGCGTTAACTGCTTCAAACATTCccctggttttgttttgttgagcTCCTCACACTCTTTGGCCGGACGCTTCTGGAGGAGCTTCATTAAGTTGCTCGTGTTGTACTTTGCAGTGCTGCTGCCTCCCTGCAGATATTGCAAACAGCCGTGGAACTTGTTGGCATAGCAAGCGTGAAATGCTACCGATATCCGATCCACCTATTTAAGCCATTATCGGACCGACATCCGATATAGGTATcggatcggtgcatccctaTTATATATGTTATGATGAttaggagccccccccccccctctaattagaggtttttttttttaaaaagtgagtAAAGTCACAATCATTCTAATTGGctgaaacatccatccatcaccacttAATGGGGtcaccggagcctatcccaggaacatgGGGCACAGACAGGAACCAGGCCTGTGCGGTCACCCAGGCCCCACGCCCAattacagggccaatttagactcgccAATCAACCCACCCTGAACGCTTTTGGGCTGTGTGAGGAAACGGGGAAAGcgtacaaactccacacagaaaggacccgggatcgaacccaggaccttcttgctgtgaggcacaGTGCCGCCCTAGTTCAAACATAGTACTGCATATCCCAAATAAGGAGTGTGTGATAATTAGTGTAGTAACTttctggccagcaggtggcccCAGCAGAAATGCAAAGTTTGGTGGTGAACACTACAGCAATAAGAAATAAACTCAGGATGGGTGGGGCTGATTATCAGACCAATCAGTGCAATATCACACTTCTCATTGGGTGATATCGGGCAATGCAGACCGATCCTGTTCCTGAGGGGTTTTTtttgtggggtggggttggggggtaaTCCTATAGCCAGCTTGATTAGCTTTATAAACAAATGTGAGGTAAAAATTCAGGGTgacttaaaataaaaacacaagcatTCTGAATTCTCCCGCATAAGGGACCTAACTTTGCAGGTTGTGTATTATCACATATAAATACACCTATTAATTGCAGTCTGTGTGTTCAGCTAGGACTTGTGTGAAGGTTTCAGTTAAATAGTCCATTCCAGTCCATCTTCACACTGTCTAGGGTCAACCTGCCCCCAAAGGACACTAAAGGCTCTGAGAAGGGACTCTGGAAGCTTGGGAAGAAATCGCTTTCCACCACATCATCTCCCAGCATCTCGCAGTCCATGTCCAACAGTCCATTTGAGGAGATATAGTCAACAGTTATATCTGTGACTGTAGACAGCTCTGTCTGGACAGAGTTATCCGATTCGTGGGAAAGACTTTTGATGTAAGAGCACACTGGCTTGATCTGGTTGACAGCGCAGGTCACTAGTGCCGTGGGCATCTCGCTGGAACTCCCCTCTGGAGCAGACAAATCACCAGGTTCCTCCATGACAGTCAAAGCCTGTTTCTCTTCAATCTCCTCGATCTCCACGGTGTGGGGTTCTTTGTCCAGAGCCGAGCAGTTGAGATGCAACTCCAGCGTCATTTCACCCTAAAGCAGAGGAACCACACAGAAAATCATCTATGCTGAAGCACAGGAAAGCGACGAGAGTGCAAACAGTCCATTCTTACTATCTATATAATACAATGTGAATGGAAACAATCTGATGAAGAATAAAATAACCCTATCTGGTATGACATCAGCGGGGCTGAAATGCACAGGCGTTTTCAGGTTCTGACGGTACCTTAGTGGCTGTGCACTCCTTAGCCCATTTGCTGTTGGCTGGATCTGGCACGGGCTTGGGCAGAAATCTGAAAAAAGCAACAAGGTTTTCGTGAGACTGAAATCAGAGGATGTTTAACTTCCGCACAATTCAAGGATTTAGTATAATGTTTAGTGTCATTAGTGTTATACTCTTCTTCTGGACTGGCTCTGGCAATGTGACGTCTTATTctttacaccagtgtttcccaatccggtcctcggggacccacaatcggtccatgtttttgctccctctgagagATGGGAAgcagaaaaaatgtggattgtctggtagggagcttgGTGGGAGGGAAAACGTGGACTGACTATtagtccccgaggaccggattgagaaacactgctttacactattcatttattcatcttCTATATCACTTGTTCTGGGGCCTGTCCCAGACACAATGGACGCAAGGCCGGGAATAACCCGGGTGTGAGGTGACCATATTAACCACAGCGCCAGCATGATTCGTTTCCGGCTGGTTTCCTATCTCGGTAACAAAGTTGCTAATGGTGTCCTAATGAGAGTGAATGTCAGCAGTTTTAGGAAACAGTTTTAGTTGACTTTGTGTTCTGATGTTGTTGGGAATGATTACACGGGTTTGTTCTTTGATAAAATGTTCAACAAGAAGCTTGTTGTCTATCATATGTGGAGATTATTCAGTAACCCCTTCGCATTTGCGCATCAGACATTTGCAGTTTCGCTTACGTGCAAGTTGGCCAAAAACAGGAATATTTTTGCAAAGTAGATCACAAACTCACAGATAAACCAAAAACAATACTGGATTTACCACACAatatcatataatatataaatattgttGGTTAGTGTAAATGCATACTATATCCTTAATGTTAAAAGTCTTTGCTTGTCTCGGCGACCAGCCTCATTCACGTTAGCTGTCTTTGTGACCGTGGAATCTCGCATTTCTATCAGTAACTTATAAACTTCAGTGCCGTTAATTTTGCTTTTGTAATAATGAATCCAAAACGCAGTGCTCCCAGTGCACACAGTAGTAACTTTGTACATACAAGGACATGATTTAGActgtttattatataaaaaggtCTGCATATGAAATAAAGCCATTTGACATGCaaagtgtacagtacagtaatgtttgtttagaaattgCTAATAGACTTTTTATGTCACTGTTTTGCCTAGCAAACTGTCATGGGTTGAGGTTAGGGGGGCCTGCTATTTGCAAATTTTCACATTGCTGCCCCCTCTAAAGGGGCTGACCTACAGGAGAGGATGTGTCTGCagaacacagctgggtacagaaaatgtcgtgtacattttaaaacattcttATGTTTTTGTTCTCTGCAGCATGGTGGCATGTGTGTGATGGAGTTTACCTTTTCGCTTTTGTGAGACACAGGTAAATGACCAGCAGCAGGAAAGAGCACAGTAAAACCGCcagagttataatgaaaccctTTGTGTCATCTGAAAAGAGAGAACCTTTACTGAGCATGAATCAGCTTGAGAAATGCCGTTGTTACTGTGAGAATGGAGCATTTCTGCTCCGCCCACACGCTGGCCAAATCCACGTCTGCCTCACGTCCGTGGTGACCAAGGAGATCGTGATCACTTTCTATGCATGTAGCGGCACGCTTTAGTGCGGCCCACGCATGCTCCTGTGTGGCGTGTAGTTTCACCCGTGATGCGTACTCACTCTGTAAGATCAAAAAGGCCGCCAAACCTCCTCTTGGACCTTCTCCAGCACCCGTCCTGCTGCTCATTAAGAGGCTGTACTCTCCAGGTTTCAACCCACTGATGCTGAACATCCTCTGTGTGGCCTTCACAGGACCTGGAACAGAAGTCACTCCCTCACAAGATCCGCCCGCTTTCTGGAACTGCATCTCAGTGTTCACATTTTGGATGTTTACACCTTACATTTATAAAAGCAgactcatatttctttatgttCTATAATGTTAGAACCCCTGCATCATTGCTATATAAAATAATTCAGCTGGACTGAAAGGTGATTTTTGATTGTAATTTCCGTCCAGTGCACACTGGGTATGTTGGCAGTACCCGCATATTAACTGGCAGTACTTTTACCACTTTAGATGTTACAGGGAACCATCCAAACATTGAGAAGCGTCTCACTGCCTCGTGAGCATCGCCATGGCAGGTTCCTCACCGTGTCGACTCTCCCCCCCTTCCTCTCTCTTCAGGTAAATGATGTAGTCCTTCAGACAGCCTCGCTGATGCTCCAGTGGGATTCCGCTCCAGCTCACGGTCACGCTGTCACCCGTTACCTTGGTGATCGGGGTCGGGCCCAGTGTCGGAGCTGCGTGTTGTAAAGCATGTCACTCCCAAGCAATTTCTCAGTAAGTTACAGTCTCGTTTTTTAATCCGGTCCTGGGGGGCCTGCAGACGGTCTAACACACTTGTACCAGCGTATTCGGTGTTCTCTGTTGCATGATATGGTtgtgggagctgggagggaccaaaaatGTAGACTATCCCTGAAGACTGGGTTTAGATATACTGGGTTATAGTGGGAAAAAAATTCAAACATCTATGCTTTTGAAAGTAGTAATACATCTAGTCTCTTACCTGATTCCCTAGAATGTGCATCTATAAAATCCTGCTTGCCGGACCCTTCCTCATACAAGGCAAACACAGCTCCCCGGTAGCATTCAAATGGCTGAATGTTGTCTTTGGAGGTAGGTGAAAAGGGAAAATCGGAATCAGAATTGTCACTGCATGGCTGTACATACAACCTTCAGTAGCAACACTAGCAAACAAACTAAGACACGTGTTAAAGGTCAGtaacaggaacaggaacacaTGACCAGAATTTATAGTAATCAGGAAAATGTTGGATGTCTTAATTGATTTCTTagttttttttgctttgcccACCTGTTATGCTGGTGCGAAGCTCATTATGGCCCACCCTTTTCCACTGGAGGTCCTGTCCACGTAGATGAGCAGTGAACCACTGCACTAAATAACCTTTCACTGTTTCTGTAGTAGCAGGTGTCTGCCAGGAGATGGCAATGCTGTGATCACTGAGGGGCTGGCAGACCACATTCTGAGGGGGATCAGCTGGGAAGGAACATGGCAGATGATCAGGGCCAGGTTTACCGCTCCTGGGATCCCACTCAGAAAAtcactttgccccccccccccttcagatgtttcgaaaacaaaaaaaaatagctagTGAGTAAAGTCAGAATATCATAGCTAGATAACTTGGTAGCTTCAAActatgctgcttcagcatctcctaaatgaAGGACgtctttattttatattgagtgTAGGGAGTTCTACACTCACAGGGGCTGCGGCACTAAGCTCACACACAAATGAGGGGTGAAAGGTCAAACCTAAACCAGAAAGAAATACAGAATTCTTGCTTGACCAATCAATCTGGTATTCAGACAACATTTTCACATATTTATTCCATCCCCCTATCCCCCATTTCGATGAGTTAAACCGAATTCAAGGCCAAACGGCAACGTGGCAACAGTCACATAATGAGCCATTACCTCGCTGCTGAGGGATGTTAATAAGGGCTGGGGGGGAGTGACCTTTGGAGTTGAAGGCAGTCACGGAGATGGTGCAGGAGGAGCAGGTGACTCTCACTCTGGTCTGGTTGCTGGGGGTGTTGTATTCTCTGACCCCCCTCGCTGAGAAACCTTCGACCTTCAGCTTGTATCCCAGAATCCTCCCTCTGGCTTCTGATTCGCTGAGCTCCTGCAAACGTGCCCCAGAATGATTCTAAATGCAAAGAACTGGTTGCCGAGAGCTTTGCGTTGACAAGTTACATCAAAAATACAGTAACAAAAATAAGGTAATTATAGATAATAGATAATATTCATAAAGAACTTAAGAATCTGGTCAGCTGGACAGCTGGTTCTCTAGACCggcgtttcccaatccagtcctcgggaacccaaactcggtccatgtttttgctccctacaaACTCCCTGCCCAACaacccacatttttgctccctcccagctccattAAAAACGTGAACTGActgcgggtccccaaggaccagattgggaaacactgatctctAAGAAAAGCATAGTGAATccctaatgggggggggggggggggtggtggctaGGGGGGCCTGACTTCTTCATTTCTTTTAAATAGAACTTCATTTCTTTCTTTGAGGGTACACTGAAACTGCTGCTGGTTTCATTATCACACATGATGGATGACAAAGCTGTTACATATATGGGGTTAAAGAGTGAACTACAGAAGACATCTCAAGCCGTCTGACATTTACCATTATAAAAATcacttgttttttgtttttgttttttttctttttggtatTTCCCCTCTGCAGTCTTGTCGATGTGTCAGTGACAGTAATAATCTACATTTTTTCCAACCTGaatttttcagtttcattgttaAAAGCTATTGTGCTGTTAAGTACTGCATTCCTAGATGTGAAAAGCATTTTTTATACATTGATGAACATTTTTGCACATTTTCGAGTAGAGTAGTGTTTATGAACGTCTTTGCACATTTTTTCCATAGATTGACATGTGCGCCTGTCTGTAATTAGCAAGTAAATTTGCTGGGGATCAGATGTCCGTTTTGCATGTATTAACTAGACATGTGACAGGTCG
This window harbors:
- the il12rb2 gene encoding interleukin-12 receptor subunit beta-2 isoform X2, with the protein product MLGHWFGSFIKFIWFCGIQTIAAQKPCDAVSELGPFVQMGSSFKVYCVFRNVANHNCKKSIHLNKIQIHDSFEHNSTAIFVNINNIMENRTYTCKCACCTDPCGLDLQVGYLPDVPQDVSCSLSRNVGNITCTWTTGRKTYLRTTSTLWVRPQGHSSGAHPVSVPGFDSVTFPAFGVWPHYSVWVNVSNKLGSICSPPLNLTLSDIVKPSPPDTIRVSCASRQCVLHWSYEADIQLHQVKYRQHHGNWTIRPIIDSAAGGCTISDLQPYTAYDFQIRNRLSPSQGLWSKWSAVIPDRTDEEAPIRLDVWYIEESFSSGEKSLTVLWKELSESEARGRILGYKLKVEGFSARGVREYNTPSNQTRVRVTCSSCTISVTAFNSKGHSPPALINIPQQRADPPQNVVCQPLSDHSIAISWQTPATTETVKGYLVQWFTAHLRGQDLQWKRVGHNELRTSITDNIQPFECYRGAVFALYEEGSGKQDFIDAHSRESAPTLGPTPITKVTGDSVTVSWSGIPLEHQRGCLKDYIIYLKREEGGESRHGPVKATQRMFSISGLKPGEYSLLMSSRTGAGEGPRGGLAAFLILQNDTKGFIITLAVLLCSFLLLVIYLCLTKAKRFLPKPVPDPANSKWAKECTATKGEMTLELHLNCSALDKEPHTVEIEEIEEKQALTVMEEPGDLSAPEGSSSEMPTALVTCAVNQIKPVCSYIKSLSHESDNSVQTELSTVTDITVDYISSNGLLDMDCEMLGDDVVESDFFPSFQSPFSEPLVSFGGRLTLDSVKMDWNGLFN
- the il12rb2 gene encoding interleukin-12 receptor subunit beta-2 isoform X1, whose product is MLGHWFGSFIKFIWFCGIQTIAAQKPCDAVSELGPFVQMGSSFKVYCVFRNVANHNCKKSIHLNKIQIHDSFEHNSTAIFVNINNIMENRTYTCKCACCTDPCGLDLQVGYLPDVPQDVSCSLSRNVGNITCTWTTGRKTYLRTTSTLWVRPQGHSSGAHPVSVPGFDSVTFPAFGVWPHYSVWVNVSNKLGSICSPPLNLTLSDIVKPSPPDTIRVSCASRQCVLHWSYEADIQLHQVKYRQHHGNWTIRPIIKQDSAAGGCTISDLQPYTAYDFQIRNRLSPSQGLWSKWSAVIPDRTDEEAPIRLDVWYIEESFSSGEKSLTVLWKELSESEARGRILGYKLKVEGFSARGVREYNTPSNQTRVRVTCSSCTISVTAFNSKGHSPPALINIPQQRADPPQNVVCQPLSDHSIAISWQTPATTETVKGYLVQWFTAHLRGQDLQWKRVGHNELRTSITDNIQPFECYRGAVFALYEEGSGKQDFIDAHSRESAPTLGPTPITKVTGDSVTVSWSGIPLEHQRGCLKDYIIYLKREEGGESRHGPVKATQRMFSISGLKPGEYSLLMSSRTGAGEGPRGGLAAFLILQNDTKGFIITLAVLLCSFLLLVIYLCLTKAKRFLPKPVPDPANSKWAKECTATKGEMTLELHLNCSALDKEPHTVEIEEIEEKQALTVMEEPGDLSAPEGSSSEMPTALVTCAVNQIKPVCSYIKSLSHESDNSVQTELSTVTDITVDYISSNGLLDMDCEMLGDDVVESDFFPSFQSPFSEPLVSFGGRLTLDSVKMDWNGLFN